From Spirochaetota bacterium, the proteins below share one genomic window:
- the fliN gene encoding flagellar motor switch protein FliN, whose protein sequence is MSDSVLSQDELDALLQGTSLESNNSDSISNSEEITLKKLFNDIGTARAVVLSKLTNSVVTLDQVNFLTGTNVKLVEDLTSAIVGNSSSITGNITGPWILFAPESSTLKITNKMLNTKSTELSDEIVETFGETISNMLSADIKILSDQLKTALSPSLAETQKHNNGADFIQTTGTLYRIGINLNIDGASYPFYIVSSIKFIKNIAKILNPQVNSSPNVQAASTGTMNSNNSTVNMIPAQFQQFNTPGNIEPLDNLALLLDVPMRVTVELGRTRMTIKDILNLGEGSIVELEKLAGEPVDVLVNDKLIALGEVVVIDENFSVRVTKVITPMERIFDRENLHGKGGV, encoded by the coding sequence ATTCTGTATTATCTCAAGACGAATTAGATGCGTTATTACAAGGAACATCTTTAGAAAGCAATAATAGTGATAGTATTAGTAATTCTGAAGAAATTACTTTAAAAAAATTATTTAATGATATAGGTACAGCTAGAGCTGTTGTTCTTAGTAAATTAACTAATTCTGTAGTCACACTAGATCAAGTTAATTTTTTAACAGGTACAAATGTAAAATTAGTAGAAGATTTAACATCAGCTATAGTTGGAAATTCCAGTAGTATTACTGGTAATATTACTGGACCTTGGATACTATTTGCTCCAGAAAGTAGTACTTTAAAAATCACTAATAAAATGTTAAACACTAAATCAACTGAACTGTCAGATGAAATAGTAGAAACTTTTGGAGAAACCATCTCTAATATGTTGAGTGCTGATATTAAAATTTTATCAGACCAATTAAAAACAGCTCTTTCTCCATCTTTAGCTGAAACTCAAAAACATAATAATGGTGCTGATTTTATTCAAACTACTGGTACTTTATATCGTATAGGTATAAATCTAAATATTGATGGAGCTAGCTATCCTTTTTATATTGTTTCTTCTATCAAATTTATAAAAAATATTGCTAAGATTTTAAATCCACAAGTTAATAGTAGCCCTAATGTTCAAGCAGCTTCTACTGGTACGATGAATTCTAATAATTCTACTGTTAATATGATCCCCGCTCAATTTCAACAATTTAACACACCAGGAAATATTGAACCTTTAGATAATTTAGCATTACTATTAGATGTTCCTATGCGTGTTACTGTAGAATTAGGACGCACGCGTATGACTATTAAAGATATTCTCAATTTAGGAGAAGGGTCTATTGTTGAATTAGAAAAACTTGCAGGAGAACCTGTTGATGTACTTGTTAATGACAAACTTATTGCTCTTGGTGAAGTTGTTGTTATTGATGAAAATTTTTCTGTTCGTGTTACTAAAGTTATTACACCTATGGAGCGTATCTTTGATAGAGAGAATCTTCATGGTAAAGGTGGTGTGTAA
- a CDS encoding DNA replication/repair protein RecF produces the protein MFLEQIKLINFRSFEELTIDTFTQINCLVGENGAGKTNFLEGLYLLSSNRGFRTGDRKELTNRNADGFFIQGVFDGEIIERTVSEKNKKLTISKQSIPSNQLRTHNPVIAFSPNDIFLATGASETRRRFFDAAIALRDAEYSDYLAKYERALRQRNASLKKDPKNADIWNEALITNGAKIIKKRLDFVKLLIPKVETLYQQFTKGTATLKYFNNFKLSQNIEEALQNALKQSKSEDLRRKHTSKGPHRDDITLLINNLPAAKSGSQGQNRTLSFALKIGAVEIIEETLGRKPILLIDDALLEVDPKRRQYIFDKFYHSGLQLFFTGTTKEFFSFINVSEPINFIDFDH, from the coding sequence ATGTTTTTAGAACAAATTAAATTAATTAATTTTCGATCTTTTGAAGAACTTACAATTGATACATTTACCCAAATAAACTGTCTTGTTGGTGAAAATGGTGCAGGGAAAACTAATTTTTTAGAAGGCCTTTATCTCCTATCTTCCAATCGTGGATTTCGTACAGGAGATAGAAAGGAACTCACTAATAGAAACGCTGATGGATTTTTTATTCAAGGAGTTTTTGATGGTGAAATTATCGAAAGAACCGTCTCAGAAAAGAACAAAAAACTCACTATCAGTAAACAAAGTATTCCTTCCAATCAATTAAGAACCCACAATCCTGTGATTGCTTTTTCTCCAAATGATATTTTTCTTGCTACAGGAGCATCAGAAACAAGAAGACGATTTTTTGACGCAGCTATTGCACTTCGTGATGCTGAATATTCTGATTATTTAGCAAAATATGAAAGAGCATTACGACAACGCAATGCTTCTTTAAAAAAAGATCCTAAGAATGCCGATATTTGGAATGAAGCTCTTATTACTAATGGGGCAAAAATTATTAAAAAACGCTTAGATTTTGTAAAATTATTAATTCCAAAAGTTGAAACATTATATCAACAATTTACCAAAGGAACAGCAACTTTAAAATATTTTAACAATTTCAAATTGTCTCAAAATATTGAAGAAGCTCTTCAAAACGCTTTAAAACAAAGTAAATCCGAAGATCTTCGTCGCAAACACACCTCAAAAGGTCCTCATAGAGATGATATTACTTTACTAATCAACAATCTTCCCGCTGCTAAATCAGGTTCTCAAGGTCAAAATCGCACCTTATCTTTTGCTTTAAAAATTGGTGCTGTAGAGATTATTGAAGAGACTTTGGGTAGAAAACCAATTCTTCTCATAGATGATGCTTTACTTGAGGTTGATCCAAAAAGACGACAATATATTTTTGATAAATTCTACCATTCTGGATTGCAATTATTTTTTACAGGAACAACCAAAGAATTTTTTAGTTTCATAAATGTATCAGAACCCATTAATTTTATTGATTTTGATCATTAA
- a CDS encoding LysE family transporter codes for MTYPLLAFLTLTFSSAITPGPNNIMSMTMGQKYGFKKSFIFIFGAILGHIILLFLLGYLNKVLFTIIPAIQNIMSIFGTIYLIYLAWIIYNSKGIDTKSTQENVLINKKIFISAFFFQFINPKAILFSITIFSTYAFPYFNDMYRISLMVLVMAFAMLLSLFVWSAFGSLLHEYMLKYRKSFNTIMASLLLYCALSIAKNIPFIQQLLSV; via the coding sequence ATGACTTATCCTTTACTCGCTTTTTTAACTTTAACATTTTCATCTGCTATTACCCCTGGTCCTAACAATATTATGAGTATGACAATGGGACAAAAATATGGATTTAAAAAGAGTTTTATATTTATTTTTGGAGCTATATTAGGGCATATTATACTTTTATTTCTTTTAGGGTATCTTAATAAAGTTTTATTTACTATTATTCCCGCTATTCAAAACATTATGAGTATCTTCGGTACTATATATCTTATTTATTTAGCATGGATCATTTATAATAGTAAAGGAATTGATACAAAATCTACTCAAGAAAATGTTTTAATAAACAAGAAAATATTTATTAGTGCATTTTTTTTTCAATTTATCAATCCAAAAGCTATTTTATTTAGCATTACAATTTTTTCTACCTATGCTTTTCCTTATTTTAATGATATGTATCGAATATCATTAATGGTTTTAGTGATGGCTTTCGCAATGCTTCTATCTTTATTTGTTTGGTCTGCTTTTGGATCTTTACTTCATGAATATATGCTCAAATATAGAAAATCATTTAACACTATTATGGCATCTTTATTACTTTATTGCGCTCTTTCTATTGCTAAAAATATTCCTTTTATTCAACAGTTACTATCAGTATAA
- the tsf gene encoding translation elongation factor Ts, with product MSVTMEDIKKVKEMTGAGLMDVKRTLEETSGNIDDAVKILRQKGLAKASKRADNEVKEGTVSFAQVGNKGLGLRVNCETDFVAKTDVFQQYAIETAKMLLAANLTPGAELPVNIDEERKAAIAKLGENVILSEWKILEAKGTLYNYIHMCKIVVAIDFEGNPSEEIMKNVAMQIASMNPLGLVKSDIPQDIIDRELEVYTVKAQESGKPEAVIPKIVEGMMNKFYAESILLEQPFIFDESKKVSELLGTAKINAFIRIGL from the coding sequence ATGTCTGTAACGATGGAAGATATTAAAAAAGTTAAAGAAATGACAGGTGCTGGATTAATGGATGTCAAAAGAACACTTGAAGAAACAAGTGGTAATATTGATGATGCTGTTAAAATTCTTCGCCAAAAAGGACTTGCAAAAGCAAGTAAAAGAGCTGATAATGAAGTGAAAGAAGGAACTGTTTCTTTTGCTCAAGTAGGTAACAAAGGCTTAGGTCTTCGTGTTAATTGTGAAACAGATTTTGTTGCTAAAACTGATGTTTTTCAACAATATGCTATAGAAACTGCCAAGATGCTTCTTGCAGCTAATCTTACTCCTGGAGCGGAATTACCAGTTAATATTGACGAAGAGCGCAAAGCTGCTATCGCAAAATTAGGTGAAAATGTAATTCTTTCAGAGTGGAAAATTCTTGAAGCAAAAGGAACACTTTATAATTATATACATATGTGTAAAATTGTAGTAGCTATTGATTTTGAAGGAAATCCATCAGAAGAAATTATGAAAAATGTAGCAATGCAAATTGCTTCTATGAATCCATTAGGATTAGTGAAATCTGATATTCCTCAAGATATAATTGATAGAGAATTAGAAGTTTACACAGTAAAAGCTCAAGAATCTGGCAAACCAGAAGCTGTTATTCCTAAAATTGTTGAAGGAATGATGAACAAATTCTATGCTGAAAGTATTCTTTTAGAACAACCATTTATATTTGATGAAAGTAAAAAAGTTTCCGAATTACTTGGTACTGCTAAAATAAATGCGTTTATTAGAATAGGACTATAA
- the rpsB gene encoding 30S ribosomal protein S2 has translation MRNLLEAGVHFGHQTKRWNPKMKPYIFTKRNGIYIIDLRYTTEKLKEAYTAMKEVAEKGGQVLFVGTKKQAQQAIKEQGARCGMYHVSKRWLGGTLTNYSTLRKSVEKMKRFERKIELQGDQMIKRERVALQKQLDRMLAFYDGIRDMKKIPQALWVVDVKREINAVLEAKKLGIKVFGIADTNIDPDFLDYVVPGNDDAIRSVELLTAIMADAIIEGAGSHAKTDFIVEEEVIVDTIAQNITSPTTLDDSVDELAQGYEK, from the coding sequence ATGCGAAATCTGCTTGAAGCAGGCGTGCATTTCGGACATCAGACAAAAAGATGGAATCCCAAAATGAAACCTTATATCTTCACAAAAAGAAATGGGATTTACATCATAGACTTGCGTTACACCACGGAAAAGCTGAAAGAAGCTTATACCGCTATGAAAGAGGTCGCTGAAAAAGGTGGTCAAGTTCTTTTCGTAGGAACAAAAAAACAAGCACAACAAGCTATCAAAGAACAAGGTGCTCGTTGTGGAATGTATCATGTGAGCAAACGTTGGTTAGGGGGAACTCTTACTAACTATTCAACATTGCGTAAAAGTGTAGAAAAAATGAAACGTTTTGAGCGTAAGATTGAGTTACAAGGTGATCAAATGATCAAGCGTGAACGTGTTGCTCTTCAAAAACAATTAGATCGTATGTTAGCATTTTATGATGGTATCCGTGATATGAAAAAAATTCCACAAGCTTTATGGGTTGTGGATGTTAAAAGAGAAATAAATGCTGTTCTCGAAGCTAAAAAATTAGGAATCAAAGTATTCGGTATTGCTGATACTAATATTGATCCGGATTTTCTTGATTATGTAGTTCCTGGTAATGATGATGCTATTCGTTCTGTTGAATTATTAACTGCTATTATGGCTGATGCTATTATAGAAGGTGCTGGTTCACATGCAAAAACAGATTTTATCGTTGAAGAAGAGGTGATTGTTGATACAATTGCACAAAACATTACATCTCCAACTACTCTTGATGATTCTGTTGATGAACTTGCTCAAGGGTATGAAAAATAA
- a CDS encoding ABC transporter ATP-binding protein encodes MIRIQDFSIQYSDFNFSIPYLQLPSTGLILIHGANGSGKTSLLLSITGFNKCYQGNIYLKNINIKDLSHTNIIQQVSFLPQISTILPPISGLEFVQQGLYLKGEDQTIFLIERLQISHLLSKDCHTMSGGEKQLLSFVRNLAIKKSIIILDEPDSFLSKSNRQKIIDLITILSHSHLVLFSSHQYELFSPTLFLEIKEITDYHFQIIPK; translated from the coding sequence ATGATCCGAATTCAAGATTTTTCAATACAATATTCTGACTTCAATTTTTCTATTCCTTATCTACAATTGCCATCTACAGGTTTAATACTTATTCATGGAGCAAATGGCTCTGGAAAAACATCTCTTCTACTGAGCATAACAGGATTTAACAAATGTTATCAAGGGAATATTTATCTAAAAAATATCAATATTAAAGATCTATCTCACACTAATATTATCCAACAAGTTTCTTTTCTTCCTCAAATATCTACAATACTCCCTCCTATATCAGGATTAGAATTTGTACAACAAGGACTTTACCTCAAAGGTGAAGATCAAACCATATTCTTAATAGAACGATTGCAAATTTCTCATTTATTATCTAAAGATTGTCATACTATGTCAGGTGGTGAAAAACAACTGCTATCTTTTGTTAGAAATCTAGCTATCAAAAAATCAATTATTATTCTCGACGAACCGGATTCTTTTTTATCTAAATCGAATAGGCAGAAAATAATCGATCTTATTACCATACTATCTCATTCTCATCTTGTCTTATTTTCAAGCCATCAATACGAATTGTTTTCCCCTACTTTATTTTTAGAAATAAAAGAAATTACTGATTATCATTTTCAAATTATTCCCAAATAA